In Phaeobacter inhibens DSM 16374, the following proteins share a genomic window:
- a CDS encoding VOC family protein produces MPLKYLHTMVRVKDLEKSMAFYALLGLKETKRYDSEKGRFSLIFMAAEGQEDTPIELTYNWDGDDALPSDSRHFGHLAYGVDDIYATCQHLMDNGVTINRPPRDGHMAFVRSPDNISIELLQNGDALDPAEPWASMENTGSW; encoded by the coding sequence ATGCCGCTGAAATATCTGCACACGATGGTCCGCGTCAAAGACCTGGAAAAATCCATGGCGTTCTATGCGCTTTTGGGCCTGAAAGAGACCAAACGCTATGACAGCGAAAAGGGCCGTTTCTCGCTGATCTTCATGGCTGCCGAAGGCCAGGAAGACACCCCGATTGAGCTGACCTACAACTGGGATGGTGATGACGCGCTGCCCAGCGACAGCCGCCATTTTGGCCATCTGGCCTATGGTGTTGATGACATCTACGCCACCTGCCAGCATCTGATGGACAATGGCGTCACCATCAATCGCCCACCGCGCGACGGTCACATGGCCTTTGTCCGCTCTCCCGACAATATCTCGATTGAGCTGCTGCAAAACGGCGACGCGCTGGACCCGGCAGAACCCTGGGCCAGCATGGAAAACACCGGCAGCTGGTAA
- a CDS encoding MarR family winged helix-turn-helix transcriptional regulator, whose translation MSMEMPIGQQDTKGFMTGYLEALAMVERLHRLLLDVIKDEFERVGVLEINAVQALLLFNIGNNEVTAGELKSRGYYQGSNVSYNLKKLVEMGYMHHQRCEIDRRSVRVRLTERGREIRDIVAALFSRHAEGLEGKGVISGDGIADITTALKRVERYWSDQIRYIY comes from the coding sequence ATGAGTATGGAAATGCCAATCGGCCAGCAGGACACCAAGGGGTTCATGACTGGCTATCTTGAGGCGCTCGCAATGGTTGAGCGTCTTCACCGTCTGCTGCTGGACGTGATCAAGGACGAGTTTGAGCGAGTGGGCGTGCTGGAGATCAATGCGGTCCAGGCGCTGCTGCTGTTCAATATCGGCAATAACGAAGTCACGGCAGGCGAACTGAAATCACGCGGCTATTATCAGGGCAGCAACGTCAGCTATAACCTGAAGAAACTGGTCGAGATGGGCTATATGCACCACCAGCGTTGCGAGATTGATCGCCGTTCGGTCCGGGTGCGCCTGACAGAGCGCGGTCGTGAGATTCGCGATATCGTTGCGGCCCTGTTCTCGCGCCATGCCGAAGGTCTGGAAGGCAAAGGTGTGATCAGCGGTGACGGCATCGCGGATATCACGACTGCGCTGAAGCGGGTCGAGCGTTACTGGTCTGACCAGATTCGCTATATTTACTAA
- a CDS encoding amino acid synthesis family protein, translating to MPAEIRKTLLHVEKTLIEGGKAAPTPLTMIAAMAVIRNPWAGQGFVEDLGPMIRDCAPGLGILLTEMILEAAGGGDRVEGYGKSAIVGMNGEVEHASALIHTLQFGNHYRNAVGAKSYLSFCNTRGPANAPLMIPLMDKNDGGRRSHYLTIQTSVADAPAADEILIALGASIGGRPHHRIGDRYQDLKELGHDVDNPAAV from the coding sequence ATGCCCGCAGAAATCCGCAAAACGCTGCTTCATGTTGAAAAAACACTGATTGAGGGCGGCAAGGCGGCGCCGACACCATTGACGATGATCGCGGCTATGGCGGTCATTCGGAACCCTTGGGCCGGGCAGGGCTTTGTTGAGGATCTGGGTCCGATGATCCGCGACTGCGCACCGGGTCTGGGCATCCTGCTGACAGAGATGATCCTAGAGGCCGCAGGCGGCGGTGACCGGGTCGAGGGCTATGGAAAATCCGCTATCGTTGGGATGAATGGCGAGGTTGAACATGCCTCGGCGCTGATCCACACACTGCAATTTGGCAATCACTATCGCAACGCGGTGGGGGCGAAATCCTATCTGTCGTTCTGCAACACGCGCGGGCCCGCAAATGCGCCCTTGATGATTCCGCTGATGGACAAGAACGACGGGGGCAGGCGGTCGCATTATCTGACGATCCAGACCTCGGTTGCGGATGCGCCCGCCGCGGATGAAATCCTGATCGCGCTGGGGGCCTCCATCGGGGGGCGTCCGCACCACCGGATCGGCGACCGATATCAGGACCTGAAAGAGCTTGGCCATGACGTTGACAACCCTGCAGCTGTCTGA
- a CDS encoding succinate dehydrogenase assembly factor 2, which translates to MSELPAHRLKRLQMRSMRRGIKEMDILLSAYADRNLAVMGPAELDLYDRLLQENDQDLYQWVTGQVAAPAQFAALVGDISQTHQKE; encoded by the coding sequence ATGAGTGAGCTGCCCGCCCATCGTCTGAAACGGCTGCAGATGCGTTCCATGCGCCGGGGGATCAAGGAGATGGATATTCTCCTGTCGGCCTATGCCGACCGGAATCTGGCTGTGATGGGCCCGGCTGAGCTGGATCTCTATGATCGGCTGTTGCAGGAAAACGATCAGGATCTTTACCAGTGGGTGACCGGCCAGGTGGCCGCCCCGGCGCAGTTCGCTGCGCTGGTTGGCGACATATCGCAAACCCATCAAAAAGAATAA
- a CDS encoding pyridoxal phosphate-dependent aminotransferase, with the protein MQFLSDSLARVKPSPSIAITTLAGELRAAGRDVIGLSAGEPDFDTPDNIKEAAIRAIQAGKTKYTAPDGIAELKQAVCDKFARDNGLEYTPAQVSVGTGGKQILYNALMATLNPGDEVVIPAPYWVSYPDMVRLAGGTPICVESSLETGFKITPDQLEAAITPKTKWFVFNSPSNPTGAGYHPNELKALTDVLLRHPHVWVMTDDMYEHLVFDDFTFCTPAQIEPKLYDRTLTCNGVSKAYAMTGWRIGYAAGPKPLIDAMRKIQSQSTSNPCTISQWAAVEALNGTQDYILPNTAVFRRRRDLVISMLSQIEGVACPVPDGAFYVYPSIAGLIGRTSAGGVAITDDEAFAKALLEEADVAVVHGAAYGLSPNFRISYAAADETLTQACRRIQVFCAALR; encoded by the coding sequence ATGCAATTCCTGTCTGATAGCCTCGCCCGCGTCAAACCGTCCCCCTCCATCGCGATCACCACGCTGGCCGGGGAATTGCGCGCTGCGGGCCGCGATGTGATCGGGTTGAGCGCCGGGGAGCCGGATTTCGACACCCCCGACAATATCAAGGAAGCGGCGATCCGCGCCATTCAGGCAGGCAAGACCAAATACACCGCCCCCGACGGCATCGCCGAGCTGAAACAGGCCGTGTGCGATAAATTCGCCCGCGACAACGGATTGGAATATACGCCCGCGCAGGTTTCGGTCGGCACCGGCGGCAAACAGATCCTTTACAATGCGCTGATGGCAACGCTGAACCCCGGTGACGAGGTGGTGATCCCCGCCCCCTACTGGGTGTCCTACCCTGATATGGTACGGCTCGCGGGCGGCACCCCGATCTGTGTGGAATCCTCGCTGGAGACCGGGTTCAAGATCACCCCGGACCAGCTAGAGGCGGCCATTACGCCCAAAACCAAATGGTTCGTCTTCAATTCCCCCTCCAACCCCACCGGGGCCGGATATCACCCGAATGAGCTGAAGGCGCTGACCGATGTGCTGCTGCGCCATCCTCATGTTTGGGTGATGACAGATGATATGTATGAGCATCTGGTGTTTGACGATTTCACCTTCTGCACCCCGGCGCAGATCGAACCCAAGCTTTATGACCGCACGCTCACCTGCAATGGGGTTTCCAAAGCCTATGCGATGACTGGCTGGCGGATCGGCTATGCGGCGGGACCGAAGCCGCTGATCGATGCCATGCGCAAAATCCAGTCACAGTCTACCTCCAACCCCTGCACCATCAGCCAATGGGCCGCGGTTGAGGCACTCAACGGCACTCAGGATTATATTCTGCCCAATACCGCCGTGTTCCGTCGCCGCCGCGATCTGGTGATCTCGATGCTCAGCCAGATCGAAGGCGTCGCCTGCCCGGTGCCGGATGGGGCCTTCTATGTCTACCCGTCGATTGCCGGGCTGATCGGGCGGACATCGGCTGGGGGCGTTGCGATCACCGATGACGAGGCCTTTGCCAAGGCGCTGCTGGAAGAGGCCGATGTCGCTGTGGTGCATGGGGCGGCCTACGGATTGTCGCCAAACTTCCGCATCAGCTACGCCGCTGCCGATGAAACCCTGACCCAGGCCTGCCGCCGCATTCAGGTCTTCTGCGCCGCGTTGCGCTGA
- a CDS encoding DUF1330 domain-containing protein, with the protein MAKGYWIAFVTVTDPDRYAGYQQQAPAAFANYGARFLARGDAAETLEGTAYQRHVLIEFDSKATALACYHSPEYQAARTHRQAACTAQIAIVEGLEP; encoded by the coding sequence ATGGCTAAAGGCTATTGGATCGCGTTTGTCACGGTCACCGATCCTGACCGCTATGCGGGCTATCAACAGCAGGCACCTGCCGCCTTTGCCAACTATGGCGCGCGGTTCCTGGCAAGGGGTGACGCGGCTGAGACGCTGGAGGGCACGGCCTATCAGCGTCATGTCCTCATCGAATTTGACAGCAAGGCCACCGCCCTCGCCTGCTACCACTCGCCCGAATATCAAGCCGCCCGCACCCACCGACAGGCCGCCTGCACCGCGCAGATCGCTATCGTCGAGGGGCTAGAGCCATGA
- a CDS encoding alpha/beta fold hydrolase codes for MTLTTLQLSEAGPTVALREAGAGAPLVLLHGVGMQSAAWGPQIEDLSRSHRVIALDLPGHGGSDPLPAGSDLPDFVSWLHDVVLALDIGPVSLAGHSMGALIATGFAVDHPAMTHRVALLNGVYRRTPQARAAVVTRAAEIGAGQVDLATPLARWFGKTPADISARDRVAGWLRAVDPAGYATAYGAFARGDATYADRLDEITCPFLAITGDGDPNSTPVMAQEMAAQVPHGRAIVITGHRHMVNLTAPDVVTAHLRDWLAIPSEETYHDIA; via the coding sequence ATGACGTTGACAACCCTGCAGCTGTCTGAGGCTGGACCTACCGTCGCCCTGCGGGAGGCCGGGGCGGGTGCGCCGCTGGTCCTGCTGCACGGTGTCGGCATGCAGTCCGCCGCCTGGGGGCCGCAGATTGAGGATCTGAGCCGCAGCCACAGGGTCATCGCCCTTGATCTGCCGGGGCATGGCGGCAGCGACCCCTTGCCTGCGGGCAGTGACCTGCCGGATTTCGTGAGCTGGCTGCATGATGTGGTTCTGGCGCTGGATATTGGCCCTGTCAGCCTGGCAGGCCATTCGATGGGAGCGCTGATCGCGACTGGTTTTGCCGTAGACCATCCTGCAATGACCCATCGGGTGGCGCTGCTGAATGGCGTCTACCGCCGCACACCGCAGGCGCGCGCGGCCGTAGTGACCCGTGCTGCCGAAATCGGTGCGGGTCAGGTGGATCTGGCAACGCCGCTGGCACGCTGGTTTGGTAAGACGCCTGCTGACATCAGCGCCCGCGACCGGGTTGCGGGCTGGCTGCGGGCTGTTGATCCGGCAGGCTATGCCACCGCCTATGGCGCATTTGCGCGGGGCGATGCCACTTACGCCGACCGTCTGGACGAGATCACTTGTCCCTTTCTTGCCATCACTGGCGACGGCGATCCCAATTCCACACCGGTCATGGCGCAGGAGATGGCCGCGCAAGTGCCGCACGGACGCGCCATCGTCATCACCGGCCATCGCCATATGGTGAACCTGACGGCGCCTGATGTGGTCACCGCTCATCTGCGCGACTGGCTGGCAATCCCCTCTGAGGAGACGTATCATGACATCGCTTGA
- a CDS encoding flavin reductase, with amino-acid sequence MTSLDPRALRHAFGSFMTGVTVVTSHDQSGQPIGFTANSFTSVSLDPPLVLVCLANQSRNYDALVNGDGFAVNVLAETQIEISNTFARPAEDRFAGVNWHKGPAGSPLIDGVSAWFDCTLHKTVEAGDHVILIGEVKAFDVSPHPGLGYARGAYVTAATTAEPAGTGPDLVVSALIERNGEVLLVDDGQGGATLPEALAGPDGASATVRQLIADTGLTAEPGFVYSVFEDVARKRQHIAFLCQAGAGAPTRGTFVPLAQDGAGEAGLEDISDPAILIMLERFAREATLGDFGIYSGNQRSGEIRQIA; translated from the coding sequence ATGACATCGCTTGATCCGCGCGCCTTGCGCCATGCCTTTGGCAGTTTTATGACCGGGGTGACGGTTGTGACCTCGCATGACCAAAGCGGCCAGCCAATTGGCTTTACCGCCAACTCCTTTACCTCTGTCTCGCTTGATCCGCCGCTGGTGCTGGTGTGCTTGGCCAACCAGTCGCGCAATTATGATGCGCTGGTCAACGGCGACGGGTTTGCCGTCAATGTGCTGGCGGAAACCCAGATTGAGATATCCAACACCTTTGCCCGACCGGCCGAAGATCGCTTTGCCGGGGTCAACTGGCACAAGGGGCCAGCGGGATCACCGCTGATCGACGGGGTGTCTGCCTGGTTCGACTGCACCCTGCACAAGACGGTTGAGGCGGGCGATCATGTGATCCTGATTGGCGAGGTGAAGGCCTTTGACGTCAGCCCGCATCCGGGGCTGGGCTACGCACGCGGTGCCTATGTGACGGCGGCCACCACGGCAGAGCCTGCCGGAACCGGCCCCGATCTGGTGGTCTCAGCATTGATTGAGCGCAACGGAGAGGTGCTGCTGGTCGATGATGGTCAAGGTGGCGCGACGCTGCCGGAGGCGCTTGCAGGTCCCGATGGTGCCTCTGCCACGGTGCGCCAGCTGATCGCCGACACCGGGCTCACGGCTGAGCCGGGCTTTGTCTATTCGGTGTTTGAGGATGTCGCGCGCAAACGCCAGCATATCGCCTTTCTCTGTCAGGCAGGGGCAGGCGCGCCGACGCGCGGAACCTTTGTGCCGCTGGCGCAGGACGGGGCGGGTGAAGCGGGTCTTGAGGACATCAGCGATCCGGCGATCCTGATCATGCTGGAGCGGTTCGCCCGCGAGGCAACATTGGGAGATTTCGGGATCTATTCCGGCAATCAACGCAGCGGCGAAATCCGCCAGATCGCATAA
- a CDS encoding thymidylate synthase translates to MRQYHEALQYILDHGEASSDRTGTGTISCFGMQTRYPLADGFPLVTTKKLHLRSIIHELLWFLSGDTNIGYLKDNGVSIWDEWADENGDLGPVYGHQWRHFPRLELAPGTSGDEPLYRAGTVDQITNLVEMIRNSPDSRRLIVTAWNPADVPDMALPPCHTLWQVRVQGRRMHLQLYQRSADMFLGVPFNIASYALLLKMLAHVTGYEAGDFIHTIGDAHIYSNHMDQVKLQLSRKPQPLPELRINRDVSSIFEFKYEDFDVLNYTPDPGIKAPVAV, encoded by the coding sequence ATGCGCCAGTACCATGAGGCATTGCAGTATATTCTGGACCACGGCGAGGCGAGCAGCGACCGGACCGGCACTGGTACCATATCCTGTTTCGGGATGCAGACCCGCTATCCGCTCGCGGATGGGTTCCCGCTGGTGACCACCAAGAAGCTGCATCTGCGCTCAATCATTCATGAACTGCTGTGGTTCCTGTCCGGCGATACCAATATTGGCTACCTCAAGGACAATGGCGTGTCGATCTGGGATGAATGGGCGGATGAGAATGGCGATCTTGGACCGGTCTATGGCCACCAGTGGCGACATTTTCCGCGCCTGGAGCTTGCCCCCGGCACCAGCGGGGATGAGCCGCTCTATCGTGCGGGCACGGTGGATCAGATCACGAATCTGGTTGAGATGATCCGCAATAGCCCGGACAGCCGCCGCCTGATCGTGACGGCCTGGAACCCTGCGGATGTGCCCGATATGGCGCTGCCGCCCTGTCATACGCTGTGGCAGGTGCGGGTGCAGGGACGGCGGATGCATTTGCAGCTCTATCAGCGGTCTGCGGATATGTTTCTGGGCGTGCCGTTTAACATCGCCTCTTATGCGCTGCTGTTGAAAATGCTGGCGCATGTGACCGGTTATGAGGCGGGGGATTTTATTCACACCATTGGTGACGCACATATCTATTCCAACCATATGGATCAGGTGAAGCTGCAATTGTCACGGAAACCGCAGCCGTTGCCGGAGTTGCGTATAAACCGCGATGTCTCCTCCATTTTTGAGTTTAAATATGAAGATTTCGACGTGCTGAATTACACTCCGGACCCGGGCATCAAAGCTCCGGTTGCGGTTTAG
- a CDS encoding dihydrofolate reductase encodes MITLIVARDQNGAIGKDNTIPWHAPEDLQSFQRETLGGALIMGRNTWDSLPVKPLKNRLNLVVSSDPEAADLVYPSIEAALAEARAQGYHRIYGIGGAGIYKGMMEAADRMLITEVETEVEGADTYFPKFRAGEWGIASQTQIRSEAPACVVVEYLRR; translated from the coding sequence ATGATCACCCTTATTGTTGCCCGCGACCAGAATGGCGCCATCGGCAAGGACAATACGATCCCCTGGCATGCGCCAGAGGATCTGCAATCTTTTCAGCGCGAAACGCTGGGCGGGGCTTTGATCATGGGGCGCAATACCTGGGATAGCCTGCCGGTGAAGCCTTTGAAAAACCGGCTCAATCTGGTGGTGTCTTCGGATCCGGAGGCTGCCGATCTGGTCTATCCCAGCATTGAGGCGGCGCTGGCGGAGGCGCGCGCGCAGGGCTATCACCGGATTTACGGCATTGGCGGCGCCGGCATCTACAAGGGCATGATGGAGGCGGCCGACCGGATGCTGATCACCGAGGTTGAGACCGAGGTGGAGGGCGCGGATACGTATTTCCCCAAGTTCCGGGCCGGTGAATGGGGGATCGCCAGCCAGACTCAGATCCGCAGTGAGGCGCCGGCCTGTGTGGTGGTAGAATATCTGCGCCGCTGA
- a CDS encoding maleate cis-trans isomerase family protein, which yields MFRSGQTVQSRPRTPLMGKGTAHRASLGFILMSTDLACEADLFAMAPDGVGVHITRLKTDDYTTNETLARHIDHMADAAGRLQPDMKPAVIAYCCTSGSIVCREENVFREIHKGAPYTQPMSIVTGVMDALREVGAKQIVVGTPYLDDINTAEAEYLVAAGFDILDIQGLRLETGMEFGQVEPAYWKEFALEIDQPDADAIFLSCSGTRTLEVVEEIEQAAGKPVITSNQALMWSCLRRAGIADHLDGFGQLFKHPGRALTPTL from the coding sequence ATGTTCCGATCCGGTCAAACTGTTCAGTCCCGCCCCCGCACGCCGCTGATGGGCAAGGGCACGGCCCATCGTGCCAGTCTCGGCTTCATTCTGATGTCAACGGATCTGGCCTGTGAGGCGGATCTCTTCGCCATGGCCCCCGACGGCGTCGGCGTGCACATTACCCGGCTTAAGACGGATGACTACACCACCAATGAAACACTGGCGCGCCATATCGATCACATGGCCGATGCGGCCGGGCGGCTGCAACCGGACATGAAGCCTGCGGTGATCGCTTATTGCTGCACCTCAGGCTCAATCGTCTGCCGGGAAGAGAACGTCTTTCGCGAGATCCACAAGGGCGCGCCCTATACCCAGCCCATGTCCATCGTCACCGGCGTAATGGATGCCCTGCGCGAGGTGGGCGCGAAACAAATCGTGGTGGGCACACCGTATCTCGACGACATCAACACCGCCGAGGCCGAGTATCTGGTGGCGGCAGGGTTTGATATCCTCGACATTCAGGGGCTGCGGCTGGAAACCGGTATGGAATTTGGACAGGTGGAACCCGCCTATTGGAAGGAATTCGCGCTGGAGATCGACCAGCCGGACGCAGACGCGATCTTCCTCTCCTGCAGCGGTACGCGCACCCTGGAAGTGGTGGAGGAGATCGAACAGGCTGCAGGCAAACCGGTGATCACATCCAATCAGGCGCTGATGTGGTCCTGCCTGCGCCGGGCCGGGATCGCGGATCACCTCGATGGATTTGGCCAGCTGTTCAAACATCCGGGCCGGGCGCTGACGCCAACACTCTAA
- a CDS encoding M24 family metallopeptidase, whose translation MTPAPALRGFPEAEYAARTQLAQSHMAEAGLDAILVMSEPEVQYFTGFQTLFWQSPTRPWFVLIPASGKPIALIPEIGASLMRRSWIDDIRTWSAPAPQDDGISLLTEALSPLRNLGVMKGHETHLRMPLGDWERLMAALPDLHIHDATHLVQGLRMVKSSAEIDKLARICAIGSATFAAVPDFAREGVPLDDVFRAFRREALAQGADGAPYVVGASAQGGYADVISPPDATPLAAGDILMLDSGMVLDGYYCDFDRNWAIGRADDTARRAYDVLWRATEAGLAAARPGNSCRDLFQAMSTVIAEMDDSGGDIGRLGHGLGLQLTEQPSHAAFDTTALQENMVLTLEPSLSYGDGLMMVHEENIVVTPQGGRLLSTRAAPDLPVI comes from the coding sequence ATGACACCAGCCCCTGCCCTGCGCGGATTTCCCGAGGCCGAATACGCCGCCCGCACCCAGCTTGCCCAGAGCCATATGGCGGAGGCCGGTCTGGACGCGATTTTGGTGATGAGCGAGCCGGAGGTGCAATATTTCACCGGCTTTCAGACCCTGTTCTGGCAAAGCCCAACGCGCCCGTGGTTCGTGCTGATCCCCGCCAGCGGCAAACCCATCGCCCTCATTCCTGAAATCGGCGCCAGCCTGATGCGCCGCAGCTGGATCGACGATATCCGCACCTGGTCTGCGCCCGCCCCTCAGGATGATGGCATCAGCCTGCTCACGGAGGCACTATCTCCGCTTCGCAACTTGGGCGTTATGAAGGGGCATGAAACCCATCTGAGGATGCCGCTCGGCGATTGGGAACGGCTGATGGCCGCACTGCCCGATCTGCATATCCACGATGCGACGCATCTCGTGCAGGGCCTTCGAATGGTGAAATCCTCAGCTGAGATCGACAAACTCGCCCGGATCTGCGCCATCGGCTCAGCCACCTTTGCCGCCGTGCCGGACTTCGCCCGCGAAGGTGTGCCGCTGGACGACGTGTTCCGCGCCTTTCGCCGCGAAGCGCTGGCGCAGGGCGCGGATGGCGCGCCCTATGTGGTCGGGGCCAGCGCGCAGGGCGGTTACGCCGATGTGATTTCGCCCCCTGATGCCACGCCGCTGGCGGCCGGGGACATTTTGATGCTGGACAGTGGCATGGTGCTGGACGGCTATTACTGCGATTTCGACCGCAACTGGGCCATTGGCCGGGCAGATGACACCGCGCGCCGTGCCTATGACGTGCTGTGGCGCGCAACCGAAGCCGGACTGGCCGCCGCCCGCCCCGGCAACAGTTGCCGCGACCTGTTTCAGGCCATGTCCACTGTCATCGCAGAAATGGACGACAGCGGCGGCGACATTGGCCGTCTGGGCCACGGGCTGGGGTTGCAGCTGACAGAACAGCCCTCACACGCCGCCTTCGACACCACCGCGCTGCAGGAAAACATGGTGCTGACGCTGGAACCATCGCTGTCCTATGGGGACGGGCTGATGATGGTGCATGAAGAAAACATCGTGGTGACACCACAAGGCGGCCGCCTGCTGAGCACCCGCGCCGCGCCCGACCTGCCAGTGATTTAA
- a CDS encoding carboxymuconolactone decarboxylase family protein, whose translation MSSTPSDAAPKTSSFDEDLFLKGLEHRKATLGAAYVENNLAAADEFTRPFQEAMTAWCWGFGWGDDTIDAKTRSMMNLAMIGALGKMHEWELHCRGALNNGVSREEIRAIIHAIAIYCGVPQGLECFRAAKGVLDQHEQS comes from the coding sequence ATGAGCAGCACGCCCTCTGACGCCGCGCCGAAAACCAGCAGCTTTGACGAAGATCTGTTTCTGAAAGGTCTGGAGCATCGCAAGGCGACACTAGGTGCCGCGTATGTGGAAAACAACCTCGCCGCCGCCGATGAGTTCACCCGCCCCTTTCAGGAGGCCATGACCGCCTGGTGCTGGGGGTTTGGCTGGGGCGATGACACCATTGATGCCAAGACTCGGTCGATGATGAACCTCGCCATGATTGGCGCCCTGGGCAAGATGCACGAATGGGAACTGCACTGCCGGGGGGCGCTGAACAACGGGGTCAGCCGCGAGGAAATTCGCGCCATCATCCATGCGATCGCGATTTACTGCGGCGTCCCGCAGGGGCTGGAATGTTTCCGTGCCGCCAAAGGGGTGCTGGATCAGCACGAGCAAAGCTAA
- a CDS encoding helix-turn-helix domain-containing protein, producing the protein MSNDDMNWYGPEAATFGDRVAAARDAAGMTQAQLARRLGIKKTTLAGWEQDLSEPRANKLSMMAGLLNVSMRWLLTGEGEGMEAPAGEQVPQDLAAVMTELRQLREELRGNADRAARLEKRLRLVMEGSAQ; encoded by the coding sequence ATGAGCAACGACGACATGAATTGGTATGGTCCGGAGGCCGCAACCTTTGGTGACCGCGTCGCGGCGGCGCGGGATGCTGCGGGCATGACACAGGCACAGCTGGCGCGCCGGCTGGGCATCAAAAAGACGACGCTGGCAGGCTGGGAGCAGGACCTGTCGGAGCCGCGTGCCAACAAGCTGTCGATGATGGCTGGGCTGCTGAATGTATCAATGCGCTGGCTGTTGACCGGTGAGGGCGAAGGCATGGAAGCCCCGGCCGGTGAGCAGGTGCCGCAGGATCTGGCAGCGGTCATGACTGAGCTGCGCCAGCTGCGCGAAGAGCTGCGCGGCAATGCTGACCGGGCAGCGCGGCTGGAGAAACGTCTGCGTCTGGTGATGGAAGGCAGCGCCCAATGA
- a CDS encoding GntR family transcriptional regulator, with the protein MNSNQTTLRKIDKAPQTLRDIVQERMREAIIDGHFAPGERLVERPLCDQLGVSRTVVRETIRYLEAEGLVEIIPNRGPVVARLSWDQAQQIYDVRRQLEGSAAAVCATAQGPEFDAALGRALAAVRVTMNDTEWGSLLRATTDFYQLIFLEAGHSIAWDIVQRLNGRISRLRALTIAAKDRETSGMSHMTAIHDAILSRDPDRARKAVEAHIADAAQTAQRFLKDPAPAAGEAPNG; encoded by the coding sequence ATGAACAGCAACCAGACAACGCTCCGCAAAATCGACAAAGCCCCGCAAACCCTGCGTGATATCGTGCAGGAGAGAATGCGCGAGGCCATCATCGACGGACATTTTGCACCCGGTGAACGGCTGGTGGAACGTCCTCTTTGCGATCAGCTGGGTGTCAGCCGCACCGTCGTGCGCGAAACCATCCGCTATCTGGAGGCAGAAGGCCTGGTCGAGATCATCCCCAATCGCGGCCCTGTGGTCGCGCGGCTGTCCTGGGATCAGGCGCAGCAGATCTATGACGTACGCCGCCAGCTGGAAGGCTCTGCCGCAGCGGTCTGCGCCACCGCCCAGGGCCCGGAATTTGACGCCGCCCTTGGCCGCGCGCTGGCGGCGGTCAGGGTCACGATGAATGATACCGAATGGGGAAGCCTATTGCGGGCCACCACCGATTTTTACCAGCTTATCTTTCTGGAAGCGGGCCACAGTATTGCCTGGGACATTGTACAGCGTCTGAATGGGCGGATCAGCCGGTTGCGGGCCCTGACCATCGCGGCAAAGGACCGCGAAACCTCTGGGATGAGCCATATGACCGCGATCCATGACGCCATCCTCAGCCGCGATCCTGACAGGGCGCGCAAGGCGGTTGAGGCGCATATTGCCGATGCGGCCCAAACTGCGCAGCGGTTTCTGAAAGACCCTGCGCCAGCAGCTGGAGAGGCGCCAAATGGCTAA